One segment of Fusarium oxysporum f. sp. lycopersici 4287 chromosome 7, whole genome shotgun sequence DNA contains the following:
- a CDS encoding pre-mRNA-splicing factor spp42: protein MSQLPPPPPPGWRPPPPPPPSSSLPPPPSTPAPPPPGYRPPTDPQMAKFAQKKKEWVKSQRNRFGEKRKGGFVQTQKADMPPEHLRKIVKDIGDVSQKKYTNDKRSYLGALKFMPHAVLKLLENMPMPWESAREVKVLYHVNGCLTLVNEIPRVIEPVFFAQWAMMWTFMRKEKADRRLFKRMRFPPFDDEEPPLSWAENLEDVEPLEPIQMELDEEDDEAVYEWFYDHRPLLDTPHVNGPSYKAWNLTLPQMATLFRLSRPLVSDVVDKNYFYLFDLKSLLTAKALNVALPGGPRFEPLYKDIDPNDEDFGEFNAIDRIIFRNPIRTEFRVAYPYLYNSLPRSVHLSWHSHPQVVFNRADDPDLPTFHFDRRINPISSRTVAPKNVEVSHEDEIFGAGNIEESEDDAFELPAGVEPFLADEDIENENTSSAVELWWAPYPFDRRSGRMVRAQDVPLVKQWYLEHPPSDRPPVKVRVSYQKLLKNFVLNELHKKKPKAQNKQNLMRSLKQTKFFQQTTIDWVEAGLQVCRQGFNMLNLLIHRKNLTYLHLDYNFNLKPVKTLTTKERKKSRFGNAFHLMREILRLTKLIVDAQVQYRLGNIDAFQLADGILYAFNHVGQLTGMYRYKYKLMHQIRTCKDLKHLIYYRFNSGPVGKGPGCGFWAPAWRVWLFFMRGIIPLLERWLGNLLSRQFEGRHSKGVAKTVTKQRVESHFDLELRASVMADLMDMMPEGIKQNKVNTVLQHLSEAWRCWKSNIPWKVPGLPAPIENIILRYVKSKADWWISVAHYNRERIRRGATVDKTVAKKNVGRLTRLWLKAEQERQHNHMKDGPYVSSEEAIAIYTTTVHWLESRKFSPIPFPSVSYKHDTKILILALERLREAYSVKGRLNQSQREELALIEQAYDSPGTTLERIKRFLLTQRAFKEVNIDMNDNYSTINPVYDIEPIEKISDAYLDQYLWYQADQRHLFPAWIKPSDSEVPPLLVYKWAQGINNLDRVWQTENGECNVMIETELSKVYEKMELTLLNSLLRLIMDHNLADYITAKNNVQLTYKDMNHVNSYGMIRGLQFSAFVFQFYGLVLDLLLLGPQRASEIAGPPQSPNDFLQFRDRETESSHPIRLYTRYIDKVWIFLRFTAEESRDLIQRFLTEQPDPNFENVIGYKSKKCWPRDSRMRLMRHDVNLGRAVFWDMKNRLPRSVTTIEWDESFVSVYSRDNPNLLFSMCGFEVRILPKIRNQNEEFPVKDSVWSLVDNTTKERTAHAFLQVTEEDIQKFNNRIRQILMSSGSTTFTKIANKWNTALIALFTYYREAAVSTVDLLDTIVKCETKIQTRVKIGLNSKMPSRFPPAVFYTPKELGGLGMISGSHILIPASDKRWSKQTDTGVTHYRAGMTHDEETLIPNIFRYIIPWEAEFIDSQRVWTEYSQKRLEANQQNRRLTLEDLEDSWDRGLPRINTLFQKDRSTLSFDKGFRARAEFKIYQLMKNNPFWWTSQRHDGKLWNLNAYRTDVIQALGGVETILEHTLFKATGFPSWEGLFWEKASGFEESMKFKKLTNAQRSGLNQIPNRRFTLWWSPTINRANVYVGFQVQLDLTGIFLHGKIPTLKISLIQIFRAHLWQKIHESVVMDLCQVFDQELESLGIETVQKETIHPRKSYKMNSSCADILLFSNHKWNVTRPSLLYDTKDVIEQTTTNKFWIDVQLRYGDYDSHDIERYTRAKYLDYTTDSASIYPSATGLMIGIDLAYNLYSAYGMYFPGLKVLVQQAMAKIMKANPALYVLRERIRKGLQLYASESNQEFLNSQNYSELFSNQTQLFIDDTNVYRVTIHKTFEGNLTTKPINGAIFIFNPRTGQLFLKIIHTSVWAGQKRLGQLAKWKTAEEVAALIRSLPVEEQPKQLIVTRKGLLDPLEVHLLDFPNISIRASELQLPFQAAMKVEKLGDMILRATEPQMVLFNLYDEWLKSISSYTAFSRLVLILRALHVNPDKTKLILRPDKTVITHEHHIWPSLSDEDWIKVETQLRDLILNDYGKKNNVNVSSLTTSEVRDIILGMEISAPSMQRQQAAEIEKQQQEQAQLTAVTTKTQNVHGEEIIVTTTSQFEQQTFASKTEWRTRAIATSNLRTRAKNIYVSSVDNDLDDITYVMPNNILKRFITIADLRVQVAGYLYGSSAPDNDQVKEIKCIVMIPQIGGLRNVQLPQQLPQSEFLEGMEPLGVIHTVSGSELPYMSAMDVTEHSKLLDAHNEWDKTNTVTVSVAFTPGSVSLSAWGLTPAGYKWGAENKDTQSDQPQGFTTTMGEKRKLLLSPRFRGFFLVPDDGKWNYSFMGNAFNGMEKRPVHVKLDTPLPFYSDQHRPVHFVNFAELEDIWVDRSDNFA from the coding sequence ATGTCGCAActccctccacctcctccccCAGGATGGAgacctcctcctccgccgccgccgtcttcttccctgcctcctcctccttcgacTCCAGCTCCGCCACCACCAGGTTATCGTCCTCCAACCGACCCTCAGATGGCGAAATTCgcacagaagaagaaggaatggGTGAAGTCGCAACGCAACCGCTTTGGCGAGAAGCGCAAGGGAGGATTTGTGCAGACACAGAAGGCCGATATGCCCCCCGAACATCTGCGAAAGATTGTCAAGGATATCGGAGATGTTTCCCAGAAGAAATATACGAATGATAAGAGAAGCTACCTAGGAGCCCTTAAGTTCATGCCACACGCAGTTCTAAAGCTCCTCGAAAACATGCCGATGCCATGGGAATCGGCACGAGAAGTCAAGGTGCTATATCATGTAAATGGATGCTTGACTTTGGTCAACGAGATCCCACGTGTTATCGAACCTGTCTTCTTTGCGCAGTGGGCTATGATGTGGACATTTATGCGCAAAGAAAAGGCCGACAGACGACTATTCAAGCGTATGCGATTCCCGCCCTTCGATGACGAAGAGCCTCCCCTGTCGTGGGCCGAAAACTTGGAGGATGTTGAGCCACTTGAGCCGATTCAGATGGAGTtggacgaggaagatgacgaggccGTATATGAATGGTTCTACGATCACAGACCCCTTCTAGACACACCGCACGTCAACGGTCCAAGCTACAAGGCCTGGAACCTCACACTACCTCAGATGGCGACACTTTTCCGTCTGAGCCGACCACTTGTTTCTGATGTCGTTGACAAGAACTACTTCTATCTCTTCGACCTCAAGAGCTTGTTAACAGCCAAGGCTCTCAACGTCGCCCTTCCTGGCGGTCCTCGGTTTGAACCACTATACAAGGATATCGACCCTAACGATGAAGACTTTGGCGAGTTTAATGCGATTGATCGCATCATCTTCCGAAACCCCATCCGAACCGAGTTCAGGGTCGCCTACCCATACCTCTATAATTCGCTACCAAGAAGTGTTCATTTATCGTGGCACTCACACCCTCAGGTCGTATTCAATCGTGCAGATGACCCTGATCTTCCGACGTTCCATTTTGATCGCCGCATCAATCCCATCTCTTCGCGAACCGTCGCACCCAAGAATGTCGAGGTTTCCCACGAGGATGAGATATTTGGCGCTGGTAACATTGAGGAGTCCGAAGACGATGCTTTTGAGCTGCCTGCTGGAGTCGAGCCATTCCTTGCCGACGAAGATATCGAGAATGAGAACACATCATCTGCTGTCGAACTTTGGTGGGCGCCTTACCCATTTGACCGACGATCTGGACGCATGGTTCGAGCACAAGATGTGCCTCTAGTCAAACAGTGGTACCTCGAGCACCCCCCCTCCGATCGACCTCCAGTCAAGGTCCGAGTCTCGTACCAGAAACTCCTCAAAAATTTCGTGTTGAATGAATTgcacaagaagaagcccaaggcgCAAAACAAGCAGAACTTGATGCGATCACTCAAGCAAACCAAGTTCTTCCAGCAGACAACCATCGACTGGGTCGAGGCTGGTCTGCAGGTTTGTCGCCAGGGTTTCAACATGCTTAACCTTCTTATCCACCGCAAGAACTTGACGTATCTTCACCTCGATTACAACTTCAATTTGAAGCCCGTCAAGACCTTGACCACCAAGGAGCGAAAGAAGTCACGTTTTGGAAACGCTTTCCATCTCATGCGAGAGATCTTGAGACTTACAAAGCTTATCGTTGATGCCCAAGTTCAGTACAGACTTGGAAACATTGATGCCTTCCAACTTGCAGATGGTATCCTCTACGCCTTCAACCACGTTGGTCAGCTGACGGGTATGTACCGATACAAATACAAGCTGATGCATCAAATTCGAACTTGCAAGGATCTGAAGCATCTGATTTACTACCGTTTTAATTCTGGACCTGTCGGTAAGGGACCTGGATGTGGTTTCTGGGCTCCCGCTTGGAGAGTTTGGCTTTTCTTCATGCGAGGTATTATTCCTTTGCTTGAGAGATGGTTAGGAAATCTTTTGTCTCGTCAGTTTGAGGGTCGACACAGCAAGGGAGTTGCAAAGACCGTCACCAAGCAACGTGTGGAGTCTCATTTTGATTTGGAGCTCCGCGCATCCGTTATGGCTGATCTTATGGACATGATGCCTGAGGGTATCAAGCAAAACAAGGTCAACACTGTGCTTCAGCATTTATCTGAGGCCTGGAGATGCTGGAAGAGCAACATCCCCTGGAAGGTTCCGGGCTTGCCTGCACCTATTGAGAACATCATTCTCCGATACGTCAAGTCCAAGGCCGATTGGTGGATCTCAGTTGCCCACTACAACCGTGAGCGTATTCGACGAGGAGCTACTGTTGATAAGACTGTCGCCAAGAAAAACGTTGGTCGTTTGACCCGACTTTGGCTCAAGGCTGAGCAAGAACGCCAGCACAACCACATGAAGGATGGCCCTTACGTATCCTCCGAAGAAGCTATTGCCATCTACACCACTACCGTGCATTGGCTTGAGTCCCGCAAGTTCTCTCCTATCCCCTTCCCAAGTGTTTCTTACAAGCACGACACCAAGATCCTCATTCTTGCGCTTGAGCGCCTTAGGGAGGCATATTCAGTGAAGGGCCGTCTCAACCAAAGTCAACGAGAGGAATTGGCTTTGATTGAGCAAGCATATGATAGTCCTGGAACCACACTGGAGCGAATCAAGCGATTCTTGCTTACCCAGCGAGCTTTCAAGGAAGTCAACATCGACATGAACGACAACTACAGCACCATCAACCCTGTCTACGATATTGAGCCTATCGAGAAGATTAGCGATGCTTACCTGGATCAATATCTGTGGTATCAAGCAGATCAGCGACATCTTTTCCCTGCCTGGATCAAGCCATCAGATTCCGAGGTCCCGCCTTTGCTTGTTTACAAGTGGGCACAGGGGATCAACAACCTCGACCGTGTGTGGCAGACTGAGAATGGTGAATGTAATGTCATGATTGAGACGGAACTATCCAAGGTTTACGAAAAGATGGAGCTCACGCTTCTGAACTCTCTTCTCAGACTGATTATGGACCACAATTTGGCGGATTATATCACAGCCAAGAACAACGTCCAGCTCACCTACAAGGACATGAACCATGTCAACAGTTATGGTATGATCCGTGGCTTACAGTTCTCTGCATTTGTGTTCCAGTTCTATGGTCTTGTGTTGgatcttctgcttctggGTCCTCAGCGAGCCAGCGAGATTGCTGGACCACCTCAAAGTCCCAACGACTTCTTGCAATTCCGTGACCGCGAGACTGAGTCCAGTCATCCTATCCGACTCTACACTCGATACATCGACAAAGTTTGGATCTTCCTCCGATTTACTGCTGAGGAGTCTCGAGACCTCATCCAGAGATTCCTTACCGAACAACCCGACCCTAACTTTGAGAACGTTATCGGATACAAGAGCAAGAAGTGCTGGCCAAGAGATTCTCGCATGCGTCTGATGCGTCATGATGTGAACCTCGGACGAGCTGTCTTCTGGGATATGAAGAACCGTCTGCCTCGATCCGTAACCACGATTGAGTGGGATGAAAGCTTTGTCAGCGTTTACAGTCGTGATAACCCGAACTTGCTCTTCTCTATGTGTGGTTTCGAAGTCCGCATTCTCCCCAAGATTCGTAACCAGAATGAAGAATTCCCGGTCAAGGATAGTGTGTGGTCTCTCGTGGACAACACCACAAAGGAGAGGACTGCTCACGCTTTCCTGCAAGTCACCGAGGAGGATATCCAGAAGTTCAACAATCGTATTCGACAGATTCTCATGTCATCGGGCTCTACAACTTTCACCAAGATCGCCAACAAGTGGAACACAGCGTTGATCGCCCTCTTCACTTATTATCGTGAGGCGGCTGTATCGACCGTCGACCTGCTTGATACAATTGTCAAGTGCGAGACCAAGATTCAGACTCGAGTCAAGATCGGTCTAAACTCCAAGATGCCTTCTCGTTTCCCTCCTGCCGTCTTCTACACCCCCAAGGagcttggtggtcttggtaTGATTTCGGGCTCACACATTCTTATTCCTGCTAGTGATAAGCGTTGGTCAAAGCAAACCGACACTGGCGTTACTCATTACAGGGCAGGAATGACCCATGATGAGGAGACCCTCATCCCGAACATTTTCAGATATATCATCCCTTGGGAGGCCGAGTTCATCGACTCTCAACGAGTCTGGACAGAATATTCCCAGAAACGTCTTGAAGCCAATCAACAGAATCGTCGTCTCACTCTCGAGGATCTCGAGGATAGTTGGGACCGCGGTCTGCCTCGAATCAACACCCTGTTCCAAAAGGACAGAAGCACCCTGAGCTTCGACAAGGGTTTCCGAGCTCGAGCTGAATTCAAGATCTATCAATTGATGAAGAATAATCCTTTCTGGTGGACTAGTCAACGTCATGATGGAAAATTGTGGAACCTGAACGCTTATCGTACCGATGTGATCCAAGCACtgggtggtgttgagacCATCCTTGAACATACCCTTTTCAAGGCAACAGGTTTCCCATCATGGGAAGGCCTCTTTTGGGAAAAGGCGAGCGGTTTTGAAGAGTCTATGAAGTTCAAGAAGTTGACTAATGCACAAAGAAGCGGTTTGAATCAAATTCCTAACCGCCGCTTCACTTTGTGGTGGTCACCCACCATCAACCGAGCCAACGTCTACGTGGGTTTCCAGGTCCAGCTTGATTTAACTGGCATTTTCTTGCACGGAAAGATTCCTACTCTGAAGATCTCGCTGATCCAGATCTTCCGAGCTCATTTGTGGCAGAAGATCCATGAGTCTGTTGTTATGGATCTTTGCCAGGTATTTGACCAGGAACTGGAATCTCTCGGCATTGAAACAGTTCAGAAAGAGACTATTCATCCTCGAAAGTCTTACAAGATGAACAGTTCTTGTGCcgatatccttctcttctccaaccaCAAGTGGAACGTGACCAGACCATCACTTCTTTACGATACCAAGGATGTTATTGAGCAGACAACTACCAACAAATTCTGGATTGATGTCCAGCTCCGATATGGCGATTACGACTCACACGATATTGAACGGTACACACGTGCCAAGTATCTCGACTATACAACAGACAGTGCCAGTATCTATCCCTCAGCTACTGGTCTAATGATTGGTATTGATCTTGCCTACAACCTCTATTCTGCTTACGGCATGTACTTCCCTGGTCTCAAGGTTCTTGTGCAGCAGGCTATGGCCAAGATCATGAAGGCCAACCCCGCTCTGTACGTTTTGCGTGAGCGTATCCGAAAGGGTCTACAACTCTACGCTTCTGAGAGTAACCAGGAATTCTTGAACTCCCAGAACTACTCGGAATTGTTCAGCAACCAGACACAGTTGTTTATCGATGACACAAACGTCTACCGTGTCACCATTCACAAGACCTTCGAGGGTAACTTGACAACCAAGCCTATCAACGGTGctatcttcatcttcaacccaCGAACCGGACAGCTGTTCCTCAAGATCATTCACACTAGTGTCTGGGCTGGACAGAAGCGTCTTGGTCAGCTCGCCAAGTGGAAGACAGCCGAAGAAGTCGCTGCTCTGATCCGATCATTGCCTGTGGAAGAACAACCCAAGCAGCTGATTGTGACAAGAAAGGGTCTCTTGGATCCTCTCGAAGTCCACTTGCTCGACTTCCCCAATATTTCTATTCGGGCTTCAGAGCTTCAGCTTCCCTTCCAGGCAGCGATGAAGgtggagaagcttggtgacATGATTCTTCGTGCCACTGAACCTCAGATGGTGCTTTTCAACCTGTACGATGAGTGGCTGAAGAGTATTTCGTCTTACACTGCCTTCTCTCGTCTTGTTCTTATTCTGCGAGCGCTTCACGTCAACCCCGACAAGACCAAACTCATCCTCCGACCTGACAAGACTGTCATCACACATGAGCACCATATTTGGCCATCACTGTCAGACGAGGACTGGATCAAGGTTGAAACGCAGCTTCGAGATCTTATCCTGAATGATTatggcaagaagaacaaTGTCAATGTCTCCAGTTTGACGACGAGTGAAGTGCGAGACATTATCTTGGGTATGGAAATCTCGGCCCCATCAATGCAACGACAACAAGCCGCCGAAATTgagaagcaacaacaagagcAGGCACAGTTGACGGCTGTGACTACCAAGACCCAGAACGTCCATGGCGAAGAGATCATTGTCACCACAACTTCGCAGTTCGAGCAGCAAACGTTTGCCTCCAAAACTGAATGGCGAACAAGAGCTATTGCTACATCTAACTTGCGCACACGAGCAAAGAACATTTACGTCTCGTCGGTTGATAACGATCTCGATGATATCACCTACGTCATGCCAAACAACATTCTGAAGCGCTTCATCACCATTGCTGACCTCAGAGTTCAAGTGGCCGGCTACCTGTACGGTTCCTCAGCCCCCGACAACGACCAggtcaaggagatcaagTGTATCGTCATGATCCCCCAGATTGGCGGCCTCCGCAACGTCCAATTGCCCCAGCAACTTCCTCAGAGCGAGTTCCTTGAAGGGATGGAGCCTCTGGGTGTGATACACACTGTCTCTGGCAGCGAACTACCTTACATGTCGGCCATGGATGTCACAGAACACTCAAAGCTTCTCGATGCGCATAATGAGTGGGACAAGACCAACACTGTCACGGTCTCGGTTGCATTCACACCTGGCAGTGTGTCTCTATCGGCGTGGGGCCTGACACCAGCAGGCTACAAGTGGGGAgctgagaacaaggacaCCCAGAGTGATCAACCTCAAGGATTTACTACAACAATGGGTGAGAAGCGAAAGCTGTTGCTGAGCCCACGGTTCAGGGGATTCTTCTTGGTACCGGATGATGGCAAGTGGAACTACAGCTTTATGGGCAACGCGTTTAATGGAATGGAGAAGAGGCCTGTTCACGTCAAGCTGGATACGCCACTGCCGTTCTATAGCGACCAGCACAGACCAGTGCATTTCGTTAACTTTGCGGAACTGGAGGATATTTGGGTGGACCGATCGGATAACTTTGCTTAA